One region of Streptomyces sp. NBC_00442 genomic DNA includes:
- a CDS encoding DUF4232 domain-containing protein codes for MRVRKLTFAALAVAAGLSLTACQSDDGSPAPSDSAPANASSTGGGSGSAGANAGTGTGSDQGGGKGTGGTGGKGTTAGTGSSGSGGSAKGVAKCRTNDLNITAKDATVGGDAERTVAVEFNNTSGHDCMVSGFAGVDLKTNDGAISAKRTGEPATPYTLKNGKSVYFGLTYPANDTGGSGIRVTGLVVTPPGETKPATLPWPGAASLPITESGAAPVKVGPIGSAGQGGAN; via the coding sequence ATGCGCGTTCGCAAGCTCACCTTCGCCGCCCTGGCCGTTGCCGCGGGTCTCTCGCTCACGGCCTGCCAGAGCGACGACGGCTCCCCCGCGCCGAGCGACTCGGCGCCCGCCAACGCGTCGTCCACGGGCGGCGGTTCGGGCTCGGCGGGCGCGAACGCGGGCACGGGAACCGGCTCGGACCAGGGCGGCGGCAAGGGCACGGGCGGCACCGGCGGCAAGGGCACGACGGCCGGAACCGGCTCCAGCGGCTCCGGGGGGAGCGCCAAGGGTGTCGCCAAGTGCCGCACCAACGACCTGAACATCACGGCGAAGGACGCCACGGTCGGCGGTGACGCGGAGCGCACCGTGGCCGTGGAGTTCAACAACACCAGCGGCCACGACTGCATGGTGTCCGGGTTCGCGGGCGTCGACCTGAAGACCAACGACGGTGCGATCTCGGCCAAGCGCACGGGAGAGCCGGCCACGCCCTACACCCTCAAGAACGGCAAGTCCGTCTACTTCGGCCTCACCTACCCGGCCAACGACACGGGCGGCTCGGGCATCCGCGTCACGGGCCTGGTCGTGACCCCGCCCGGAGAGACCAAGCCGGCCACCCTGCCGTGGCCCGGCGCCGCGTCCCTCCCCATCACCGAGAGCGGCGCCGCCCCCGTCAAGGTGGGCCCCATCGGCAGCGCGGGCCAGGGCGGGGCGAACTGA
- a CDS encoding sensor histidine kinase has product MTASPSPIRPSALALLITAVVTGAFCTAAVVSATPASRALVGWSLGAAAALLSAGAYAVTHTVLRNRVLRDRLTALNAQIGAQEANAARRSADAVRLDAAQSAERKALIAAHTAELRRAESARAAALAATANAAGRMQALATGMLADLRDMEHRHADEEVLGDLLHLDHRTAQAGRLADSIAVLTGARSGRRWSRPIVMESILRGAMGRIGGYQRVRLHSTSDAAVAGHAAEGVMHALAELLDNAANFSPPTAEVHVYVEEVPAGVIITVEDSGLVMSEVQQRRAEQAVSGQSSDLAGLSGTRLGLAVVGRLARKHGLTVSFRPSARGGTGALMLLPHELVSHVAPAAAQAPAPAAAQAPAPAAVDLPRDLADASRDLAVPAPAVPAPAVPAPAVAEPAPGEPDATHESPADPGTTPSGTASPGTTSSGTASETSGEFPQFGESGLPKRKRGRALAAAHPQGPDAPAAPARATTAASDAAARFSSFRQAVRAKSPTPEGTTE; this is encoded by the coding sequence ATGACGGCGTCGCCCTCTCCCATTCGCCCCTCCGCGCTGGCCCTGCTGATCACCGCGGTGGTCACCGGCGCGTTCTGCACGGCGGCGGTGGTCTCGGCCACGCCCGCCTCCCGCGCCCTGGTCGGCTGGAGCCTCGGAGCCGCGGCGGCCCTGCTGAGCGCCGGCGCGTACGCCGTGACGCACACCGTGCTGCGCAACCGCGTGCTGCGCGACCGGCTCACCGCGCTCAACGCCCAGATCGGCGCCCAGGAGGCCAACGCCGCCCGGCGCAGCGCCGACGCGGTGCGCCTGGACGCGGCACAGTCCGCCGAACGCAAGGCCCTGATCGCCGCCCACACCGCCGAGCTGCGCCGCGCCGAGTCGGCCCGCGCCGCCGCGCTCGCCGCCACCGCCAACGCGGCGGGCCGCATGCAGGCGCTGGCCACCGGCATGCTCGCCGACCTGCGCGACATGGAGCACCGCCACGCGGACGAGGAGGTCCTCGGCGACCTCCTCCACCTCGACCACCGCACCGCGCAGGCCGGCCGCCTCGCGGACTCCATCGCCGTACTGACCGGGGCGCGTTCGGGCCGCCGCTGGTCCCGGCCCATCGTCATGGAGTCGATCCTGCGCGGCGCCATGGGCCGCATCGGCGGCTACCAGCGGGTGCGGCTGCACTCCACCAGTGACGCGGCCGTCGCCGGGCACGCCGCCGAGGGCGTCATGCACGCCCTGGCCGAACTCCTCGACAACGCGGCCAACTTCTCGCCGCCGACCGCCGAGGTCCATGTGTACGTGGAGGAGGTGCCGGCCGGGGTGATCATCACCGTGGAGGACAGCGGTCTCGTCATGAGCGAGGTGCAGCAGCGCCGCGCCGAACAGGCCGTGTCGGGGCAGTCGTCGGACCTCGCGGGTCTCTCCGGAACCCGGCTCGGCCTCGCGGTCGTGGGGCGCCTCGCCCGCAAGCACGGTCTGACGGTGTCGTTCCGGCCCTCCGCGCGGGGCGGCACGGGCGCCCTGATGCTGCTGCCGCACGAGCTGGTCTCCCACGTCGCCCCGGCCGCCGCCCAGGCCCCCGCCCCGGCCGCCGCCCAAGCCCCCGCCCCGGCCGCCGTGGACCTGCCGCGGGACCTCGCGGACGCATCCCGGGACCTCGCGGTGCCGGCGCCCGCGGTGCCGGCGCCCGCGGTGCCGGCGCCCGCGGTGGCGGAGCCCGCGCCGGGCGAGCCCGACGCCACGCACGAGTCGCCCGCCGACCCCGGAACCACCCCGTCCGGGACCGCCTCACCCGGAACCACCTCGTCCGGGACCGCAAGCGAGACCAGCGGCGAGTTCCCGCAGTTCGGCGAGAGCGGGCTGCCCAAGCGCAAGCGCGGCCGGGCCCTTGCCGCGGCGCATCCCCAGGGCCCCGACGCCCCGGCGGCGCCGGCCCGCGCCACGACGGCGGCATCCGACGCCGCCGCCCGCTTCAGCAGCTTCCGCCAGGCCGTACGCGCGAAGTCCCCCACCCCGGAAGGCACCACAGAATGA
- a CDS encoding cytochrome P450 gives MTCPIPAPVPLSGPRFQTEPNALYRDLRRDHGAVAPVVLDGDVPAWLVLGYRELHQVTSDPMLFSRDSDLWNQWDRIPADWPLLPMIGRKQPSILYTVGERHRERAAMVSEALEAVDPFELRSHAERFADELIDALCGAGSCDIVGQYAMLLPVRVLARLYGFADEQGPGLVTAMNDMINGREGALEGQRHLAESMYALLNAKQVEPGEDVASRMLANPYGFSVEEVGQDLMVMMAAGHQPTADWIGNSLRLMLTDDRFAASLAGGRHSVGEAMNEVLWEDTPTQNVAGRWAARDTRLGGQHIRAGDLLLLGLAAANGDPQIRTDAGALTGGNSAFFSFGHGEHRCPFPAQEVAEVIARTGIEVLLDRLPDVDLPLSAGQLTRRPSPWLRGLTELPVTFTPTPALGAAR, from the coding sequence GTGACGTGCCCGATCCCCGCCCCCGTCCCGCTGAGCGGCCCCCGCTTCCAGACCGAGCCGAACGCGCTCTACCGCGACCTGCGGCGCGACCACGGTGCCGTGGCGCCCGTCGTCCTCGACGGCGACGTGCCGGCCTGGCTGGTGCTCGGCTACCGCGAGCTGCACCAGGTCACCAGCGACCCGATGCTGTTCTCGCGCGACTCCGACCTGTGGAACCAGTGGGACCGCATCCCCGCCGACTGGCCGCTCCTCCCGATGATCGGCCGCAAGCAGCCGTCGATCCTGTACACGGTGGGCGAGCGTCACCGCGAGCGCGCGGCGATGGTCTCAGAGGCCCTTGAGGCCGTCGACCCGTTCGAACTGCGCAGCCACGCCGAGCGGTTCGCGGACGAGCTGATCGACGCGTTGTGCGGCGCGGGGAGCTGCGACATCGTCGGCCAGTACGCGATGCTCCTGCCGGTCCGGGTCCTGGCCCGGCTGTACGGGTTCGCCGACGAGCAGGGCCCCGGGCTCGTCACCGCCATGAACGACATGATCAACGGCAGGGAGGGCGCCCTGGAGGGCCAGCGCCACCTCGCCGAGTCGATGTACGCGCTGCTCAACGCCAAGCAGGTCGAGCCGGGCGAGGACGTGGCGTCGCGGATGCTCGCCAATCCGTACGGCTTCAGCGTCGAGGAGGTCGGCCAGGACCTGATGGTGATGATGGCCGCGGGCCACCAGCCCACCGCCGACTGGATCGGCAACTCGCTGCGCCTGATGCTCACCGACGACCGGTTCGCCGCGTCGCTCGCCGGCGGCCGGCACAGCGTCGGCGAGGCGATGAACGAGGTGCTGTGGGAGGACACCCCCACGCAGAACGTGGCGGGCCGCTGGGCCGCCCGCGACACCCGCCTCGGCGGCCAGCACATCCGCGCCGGCGATCTGCTGCTCCTCGGCCTCGCGGCCGCCAACGGCGACCCGCAGATACGTACCGACGCGGGCGCGCTCACCGGCGGCAACAGCGCGTTCTTCTCCTTCGGGCACGGCGAGCACCGCTGTCCCTTCCCCGCGCAGGAGGTCGCCGAGGTCATCGCGCGGACCGGGATCGAGGTGCTGCTCGACCGGCTTCCGGACGTCGATCTCCCGCTGTCCGCCGGCCAGTTGACCCGCCGGCCGTCGCCGTGGCTGCGCGGCCTGACCGAGCTTCCCGTGACATTCACTCCTACTCCCGCCCTTGGAGCAGCCAGATGA
- a CDS encoding GTP-binding protein, with product MASEISERPALAGTADNGLKIVVVGGFGVGKTTMVRSVSEIRPLNTEETMTKAGEAVDDLAGVGTKTATTVAFDFGRITLDARNVLYLFGAPGQERFWFLWDRLFAGTLGAVVLVDTRRLADSWYAIDRLEHHGTPFVVACNDFGGPAHTEAQVREALDLPAEVPLLRCDARARASSKTVLITLVEHLARLRQAPELIP from the coding sequence TTGGCCTCCGAAATCTCTGAACGGCCCGCCCTCGCGGGGACCGCGGACAATGGCCTCAAAATCGTCGTCGTCGGAGGTTTCGGCGTCGGAAAGACGACCATGGTGCGCTCGGTCAGCGAGATCCGTCCGCTGAACACCGAGGAGACCATGACCAAGGCGGGCGAGGCGGTCGACGACCTCGCCGGCGTCGGCACGAAGACGGCCACCACCGTCGCCTTCGACTTCGGCCGCATCACCCTGGACGCGCGCAACGTCCTGTACCTGTTCGGCGCGCCCGGCCAGGAGCGGTTCTGGTTCCTGTGGGACCGGCTCTTCGCGGGCACGCTCGGCGCGGTCGTCCTCGTCGACACGCGGCGCCTGGCGGACTCCTGGTACGCCATCGACCGCCTGGAGCACCACGGCACGCCGTTCGTCGTGGCGTGCAACGACTTCGGCGGGCCCGCGCACACCGAGGCGCAGGTCCGCGAGGCGCTCGACCTGCCGGCCGAGGTGCCGCTGCTGCGCTGCGACGCCCGCGCCCGCGCGTCGAGCAAGACCGTACTGATCACCCTCGTAGAACATCTCGCACGCCTGCGACAAGCACCGGAGCTCATACCGTGA
- a CDS encoding FAD-binding and (Fe-S)-binding domain-containing protein: protein MAHGAEVPDTGRELERALSRVVRGRVDLGVTARALVTMDASNYRRVPLGVVAPRDADDVAAVLAVCRSYGVPVVPRGGGTSIAGQATGTGIVLDFTRFMRSLVSVDAETRTAVVQPGLVLDVLRDAVAPHGLTFGPDPSTHSRCTLGGMIGNNACGAHSVAWGTTADNIRDLTVVGARGDRYRLTQGWGHATSPDGLRDFVSRHLSILRTGYPQDLPRRISGYAMDALLPERGADTARAFCGSEGTLGVVTEATVRLVEAPRARALAVLGYADESAAAEAAPGLLPLGPLTVEGMAADLVRVRGDAGLPRGGAWLFVEAGGATEAEARARAAELARSGEALDSLVVSGPAGMRALWRIREDAAGTATRMPDGTGAWPGWEDCAVPPARLGAYLRAFRSLLTSYGLRGTPYGHFGDGCIHVRIDFDLVTPAGIGRFRAFSEDLAGLVVAHGGSLSGEHGDGQARAELLPKMYGSELVGLFGEFKDLWDPDGILNPGILARPSRLDENLRFEVLPRRPVDVEFGYPADGGDFPAAVSRCVGVAKCRTAAGSSASVMCPSFRATGEEEHSTRGRARLLHEMLAGEVVTDGWRSREVRDALDLCLSCKGCRSDCPVGVDMATYKAEFLHHHYEGRRRPAAHHVLGRLPEWLRLAAPLARPLNAAARIGPLAALAKRLAGIAPERAIPPLAPRTFLSGVSVPGGVSGLSGLRGRPVPGGAAVVLWPDTFTNHLAPEVGRAALRVLADAGVEAELPSGRVCCGLTYVSTGQLDRAKVVLRHTLDVMEPHLSDAARTVVVLEPSCAAALRTDLPELLPADPRAARLAASVRTFAQALEECAPHWAPPLLDRPVAGQTHCHQHAVLGEAAERRLRAKAGLAGELSGGCCGLAGNFGFERGHWEVSQACAEDQLLPAVRAAAPGAEILADGYSCRTQIAQLAGRRARHLAEVLADGLGEGRGEGPAAAAGR from the coding sequence ATGGCACATGGCGCGGAGGTCCCTGACACGGGACGAGAACTGGAGCGGGCGCTGTCCCGCGTGGTGCGCGGCCGGGTGGATCTCGGGGTCACCGCCCGCGCCCTGGTCACGATGGACGCCTCGAACTACCGCCGGGTCCCGCTGGGGGTGGTCGCCCCGCGCGACGCCGACGACGTGGCCGCGGTCCTCGCGGTCTGCCGGTCGTACGGGGTGCCGGTCGTGCCGCGCGGCGGCGGCACCTCGATCGCGGGCCAGGCCACCGGCACCGGGATCGTGCTCGACTTCACCCGCTTCATGCGCTCCCTCGTCTCGGTGGACGCCGAGACCCGAACGGCCGTGGTACAGCCGGGACTTGTCCTCGACGTCCTCAGGGACGCGGTGGCCCCCCACGGGCTGACCTTCGGGCCCGACCCGTCGACGCACAGCCGGTGCACGCTCGGCGGGATGATCGGCAACAACGCGTGCGGGGCGCATTCGGTGGCATGGGGGACGACGGCGGACAACATCCGTGATCTGACGGTCGTCGGCGCGCGGGGCGACCGGTACCGCCTGACACAGGGGTGGGGACATGCGACATCGCCCGATGGACTACGCGATTTCGTCAGCCGTCATTTGTCCATCCTGCGCACCGGTTACCCCCAGGACCTGCCGCGCCGCATCTCCGGCTATGCGATGGACGCCCTGCTTCCCGAGCGCGGCGCCGACACGGCACGGGCGTTCTGCGGGAGCGAGGGCACGCTCGGCGTGGTCACCGAGGCCACCGTACGTCTCGTGGAGGCGCCACGCGCCCGTGCGCTCGCGGTGCTCGGCTACGCCGACGAGAGCGCGGCCGCGGAGGCGGCGCCCGGCCTGCTGCCGCTGGGACCGCTGACCGTGGAGGGCATGGCCGCCGACCTCGTACGGGTGCGGGGCGACGCGGGGCTGCCGCGCGGCGGGGCCTGGCTGTTCGTCGAGGCCGGCGGCGCCACGGAGGCCGAAGCACGCGCCCGAGCCGCGGAGTTGGCCCGGTCCGGCGAGGCGCTGGACTCCCTCGTGGTGAGCGGTCCGGCCGGGATGCGCGCGCTGTGGCGGATCCGCGAGGACGCCGCGGGCACCGCGACCCGGATGCCCGACGGCACCGGGGCATGGCCCGGCTGGGAGGACTGCGCGGTGCCGCCGGCCCGGCTCGGCGCCTATCTGCGCGCGTTCCGCTCCCTGCTCACCTCGTACGGGCTGCGCGGCACGCCGTACGGACACTTCGGCGACGGCTGCATCCACGTCCGCATCGACTTCGACCTGGTGACCCCCGCCGGGATCGGACGGTTCCGGGCGTTCTCCGAGGACCTCGCCGGACTCGTGGTGGCGCACGGCGGATCGCTGAGCGGCGAGCACGGCGACGGACAGGCCCGCGCGGAGCTGCTCCCGAAGATGTACGGGAGCGAACTGGTCGGCCTGTTCGGCGAGTTCAAGGATCTGTGGGACCCGGACGGCATCCTGAACCCGGGCATCCTGGCCCGCCCGTCCCGCCTCGACGAGAACCTGCGCTTCGAGGTGCTGCCCCGGCGCCCGGTGGACGTGGAGTTCGGCTACCCGGCCGACGGCGGCGATTTCCCGGCGGCGGTGAGCCGGTGCGTGGGCGTCGCCAAATGCCGTACGGCGGCGGGTAGTTCGGCGTCGGTGATGTGTCCGTCCTTCCGGGCGACCGGCGAGGAGGAGCACTCCACGCGGGGCCGGGCGCGGCTGCTGCACGAGATGCTGGCGGGCGAGGTGGTCACCGACGGATGGCGCTCGCGCGAGGTGCGGGACGCGCTCGATCTCTGCCTGTCCTGCAAGGGCTGTCGCAGTGACTGTCCGGTGGGCGTGGACATGGCCACGTACAAGGCGGAGTTCCTGCACCACCACTACGAGGGGCGCCGCCGCCCCGCCGCCCACCACGTCCTTGGCCGGCTCCCCGAGTGGCTGCGGCTCGCCGCGCCGCTGGCCCGTCCGCTGAACGCGGCGGCCCGGATCGGCCCGCTCGCGGCGCTCGCCAAGCGGCTCGCGGGCATCGCCCCCGAGCGCGCGATTCCGCCGCTGGCGCCCCGTACGTTCCTGAGCGGGGTGAGCGTGCCGGGCGGGGTGAGCGGGCTCAGCGGGTTGCGCGGGCGGCCCGTGCCGGGCGGGGCGGCGGTGGTCCTGTGGCCGGACACGTTCACCAACCATCTGGCCCCGGAGGTGGGGCGGGCCGCGCTGCGGGTGCTGGCGGACGCCGGGGTGGAGGCGGAGCTCCCGTCCGGACGGGTCTGCTGCGGCCTCACCTATGTGTCCACCGGACAGCTCGACCGCGCGAAGGTGGTGCTGCGCCACACGCTCGATGTCATGGAGCCGCACCTCTCCGATGCGGCCCGGACCGTCGTCGTCCTCGAACCGAGCTGTGCGGCCGCCCTGCGCACGGACCTGCCGGAGCTGCTCCCCGCCGACCCGCGCGCGGCCCGCCTCGCCGCTTCGGTACGCACCTTCGCGCAGGCCCTTGAGGAGTGCGCGCCCCACTGGGCCCCGCCGCTGCTCGACCGCCCCGTCGCCGGGCAGACCCACTGCCACCAGCACGCCGTCCTGGGGGAAGCGGCCGAGCGCCGGCTGCGCGCGAAGGCAGGCCTCGCGGGTGAGCTCAGCGGTGGGTGCTGCGGTCTGGCCGGGAACTTCGGATTCGAGCGCGGCCACTGGGAGGTGTCGCAGGCCTGCGCGGAGGACCAGCTGCTCCCTGCGGTACGGGCCGCCGCCCCCGGCGCGGAGATCCTGGCCGACGGCTACTCCTGCCGTACGCAAATCGCCCAGCTGGCGGGCCGCCGGGCCAGGCACCTGGCGGAGGTCCTGGCGGACGGGCTGGGGGAGGGGCGGGGGGAGGGCCCGGCGGCGGCCGCCGGACGGTGA
- a CDS encoding TIGR03084 family metal-binding protein: MSEPAGPSDAVLDVLDDLRAEGGELDVLIGELSPAQWGTATAAPGWSIAHQVAHLAWTDTAALLAVTDPEAFAAEVEKASAAPDTFVDDGAEAGAVLPPAELLSWWRDSRVQLQDALRAAPAGARFPWYGPPMSTASMATGRLMETWAHGQDVFDALGRTRRPTDRLRHVARIGVRARDYAFAVRGLEAPAEEFRVELTAPDGEEVWAYGPEGAQQRVTGPALDFCLLVTQRLHRDDTAVRAEGPDADRWLGIAQAFAGPAGPGRPPRAASGTDPGTSGGAA, encoded by the coding sequence GTGTCCGAACCGGCCGGTCCGTCCGACGCCGTACTCGACGTTCTTGACGACCTGCGTGCCGAAGGAGGTGAACTCGACGTCCTGATCGGTGAGTTGAGCCCAGCCCAGTGGGGCACCGCCACCGCCGCCCCCGGGTGGAGCATCGCCCATCAGGTCGCCCACCTCGCCTGGACCGACACCGCCGCCCTGCTCGCCGTCACCGACCCCGAGGCCTTCGCGGCCGAGGTCGAGAAGGCGTCCGCCGCGCCGGACACGTTCGTCGACGACGGAGCCGAGGCGGGGGCCGTGCTGCCGCCCGCCGAGCTGCTCTCCTGGTGGCGGGACAGCCGCGTACAGCTGCAGGACGCGCTGCGGGCGGCGCCCGCGGGAGCGCGGTTCCCCTGGTACGGGCCGCCCATGTCGACCGCGTCGATGGCCACCGGCCGCCTGATGGAGACGTGGGCCCACGGCCAGGACGTGTTCGACGCGCTGGGCCGCACCCGCAGGCCCACCGACCGGCTCCGTCACGTCGCCCGCATCGGCGTCCGGGCCCGCGACTACGCTTTCGCCGTACGGGGGTTGGAGGCGCCGGCCGAGGAGTTCCGGGTCGAGCTGACCGCGCCGGACGGGGAAGAGGTCTGGGCGTACGGACCCGAGGGCGCCCAACAGCGTGTCACAGGGCCCGCGTTGGACTTCTGCCTTCTCGTCACCCAGCGGCTGCACCGCGACGACACGGCCGTACGCGCCGAGGGGCCGGACGCGGACCGCTGGCTCGGCATCGCCCAGGCCTTCGCGGGCCCCGCGGGTCCTGGCCGGCCGCCTCGCGCCGCTTCCGGCACGGATCCGGGTACGTCCGGCGGCGCCGCGTGA
- a CDS encoding cytochrome P450 family protein: MSSPSQCPVDHSGALTLDPFVADLDAESAALRAAGPLVRVVLPGGVGCYAVTHHAEARQLLTDPRLVKDIDSWGAWRRGEIPMDWPLIGLANPGRSMLTVDGEEHRRLRTLVAQALTVRRVERLRAGIEALTESMLERLAALPAGEVVDLKAEFAYPLPMNVVSELMGVDAADHPRLKSLFEKFFSTQTPPEEVPQMMADLGELFARIVESKRRAPGDDLTSALLAASEGGDHLTTEEITNTLQLMIAAGHETTISLIVNAVVALETHPEQRKLVLDGAVPWENVIEETLRWSTPTSHVLFRFATQDVAVGERVLPAGEALIVSFGAIGRDEGQHGATAGDFDVTRTPNRHISFGHGPHVCPGAALSRLEAGVALPALYARFPSLSLAVAASSLRNKPIVTQNDLFDLPVRLA; encoded by the coding sequence ATGAGCAGCCCGTCGCAGTGCCCCGTGGACCACAGCGGTGCCCTCACCCTCGACCCGTTCGTCGCCGACCTCGACGCGGAGAGCGCGGCGCTGCGCGCGGCCGGCCCGCTGGTACGGGTGGTGCTGCCCGGCGGGGTGGGCTGCTATGCAGTGACGCACCACGCGGAGGCCCGCCAGCTCCTGACGGATCCGCGTCTGGTCAAGGACATCGACAGCTGGGGCGCCTGGCGGCGCGGCGAGATCCCGATGGACTGGCCGCTGATCGGGCTCGCCAACCCGGGCCGTTCGATGCTGACCGTCGACGGCGAGGAGCACCGCAGGCTGCGCACCCTGGTCGCGCAGGCGCTGACCGTGCGCCGGGTGGAGCGGCTGCGGGCCGGCATCGAGGCGCTGACGGAGTCGATGCTGGAGCGGCTCGCGGCGCTGCCCGCGGGTGAAGTGGTGGACCTGAAGGCGGAGTTCGCCTACCCCCTTCCCATGAACGTGGTCAGCGAGCTGATGGGTGTGGACGCGGCCGACCACCCCCGTCTGAAGTCCCTCTTCGAGAAGTTCTTCTCCACGCAGACGCCGCCCGAGGAGGTGCCGCAGATGATGGCGGACCTCGGCGAGCTGTTCGCGCGGATCGTCGAGTCCAAGCGGCGCGCGCCGGGCGACGATCTGACGAGCGCGCTGCTCGCGGCGTCCGAGGGGGGCGACCACCTCACCACGGAGGAGATCACCAACACCCTCCAGCTGATGATCGCGGCGGGCCACGAGACCACGATCAGCCTCATCGTGAACGCGGTGGTGGCCCTGGAGACGCACCCCGAGCAGCGCAAGCTGGTCCTTGACGGGGCGGTGCCGTGGGAGAACGTGATCGAGGAGACCCTGCGCTGGTCGACGCCGACCTCGCACGTCCTGTTCCGTTTCGCGACGCAGGACGTGGCGGTGGGTGAGCGTGTCCTGCCTGCGGGGGAGGCGCTGATCGTCTCCTTCGGGGCGATCGGGCGCGACGAGGGGCAGCACGGGGCGACGGCGGGCGACTTCGACGTCACCCGCACGCCGAACCGGCACATCTCCTTCGGTCACGGCCCGCACGTCTGTCCCGGCGCGGCGCTGTCCCGCCTGGAGGCGGGGGTGGCGCTGCCGGCCCTGTACGCGCGCTTCCCCTCGCTGAGTCTTGCGGTCGCGGCGTCCTCGCTCCGCAACAAGCCGATAGTCACCCAGAACGACCTCTTCGACCTCCCGGTCCGCCTGGCCTGA
- a CDS encoding EamA family transporter yields the protein MNPVKGAGTAEPVAAAAVAVPEAAGALRGAGRGGRRAAFGSVALVVSGGISVQFGAAVAVTLMPRAGAAGVVTLRLVAAALVLMLLCRPRLRGHSRADWGTVVVFGVAMAGMNGLFYQAVDRIPLGVAVTLEVLGPLALSVFASRRLVNVVWAGLALCGVVLLGGGGFGSLDPVGVAYALGAGVCWALYILFSARTGRRFPQADGLALAMAVGAVVFLPIGIAQAGGALVVPSTMALGAVVAVLSSVLPYTLELLALRRLPASTFAILMSLEPAIAAAAGFLILNQALSWPQALAIGLVIGASMGAVRTQIRAASGTAP from the coding sequence GTGAATCCGGTCAAGGGCGCGGGTACGGCGGAGCCGGTCGCGGCGGCCGCTGTCGCCGTGCCGGAGGCCGCCGGCGCGTTGCGGGGCGCGGGCCGTGGCGGGCGCCGGGCGGCGTTCGGGTCGGTGGCGCTGGTGGTGTCGGGCGGCATATCGGTGCAGTTCGGGGCCGCGGTGGCGGTGACGCTGATGCCGCGGGCGGGGGCGGCCGGGGTCGTGACGCTGCGGCTCGTCGCGGCGGCGCTCGTCCTGATGCTGCTGTGCCGGCCGAGGCTGCGGGGGCACTCGCGGGCGGACTGGGGGACGGTGGTGGTGTTCGGCGTCGCGATGGCCGGCATGAACGGGCTGTTCTACCAGGCCGTCGACCGGATCCCGCTCGGTGTCGCCGTCACCCTTGAGGTGCTGGGCCCGCTGGCGCTGTCGGTCTTCGCGTCCCGCCGCCTGGTCAACGTGGTGTGGGCCGGGCTCGCCCTCTGCGGTGTCGTCCTGCTCGGCGGGGGCGGCTTCGGCAGTCTGGACCCGGTGGGAGTGGCGTACGCGCTGGGGGCGGGGGTGTGCTGGGCGCTGTACATCCTGTTCAGCGCGCGTACGGGGCGGAGGTTCCCGCAGGCCGACGGACTTGCCCTCGCGATGGCGGTCGGGGCGGTCGTGTTCCTGCCGATCGGCATCGCGCAGGCCGGGGGCGCGCTGGTGGTGCCCTCCACGATGGCGCTGGGCGCGGTGGTGGCGGTGCTGTCCTCGGTGCTGCCCTACACCCTGGAGCTCCTGGCGTTGCGGCGCCTGCCCGCGTCCACCTTCGCGATCCTGATGAGCCTTGAGCCGGCGATCGCCGCGGCGGCGGGGTTCCTCATCCTGAACCAGGCGCTGTCCTGGCCCCAGGCGCTGGCGATCGGGCTGGTCATCGGGGCGAGCATGGGGGCGGTGCGGACGCAGATCCGGGCGGCCTCGGGTACGGCGCCCTGA
- a CDS encoding roadblock/LC7 domain-containing protein translates to MTGTTTDEKLNWLLENLLQRTPGARHALVLSRDGLKLCRTPELSVDQADQLAAIAAGIQSLSHGASMEFGDGSGGVRSAMAEFYGGILFIVEAGEGAHLAVVAAEDADAGLVGHNMSELVEQLGEYLSAEPRA, encoded by the coding sequence ATGACCGGCACCACCACCGACGAGAAGCTCAACTGGCTCCTGGAGAACCTGCTCCAGCGCACTCCCGGGGCCCGCCACGCGCTCGTCCTGTCCCGCGACGGCCTCAAGCTGTGCCGCACCCCGGAGCTCTCCGTCGATCAGGCGGACCAGCTCGCCGCGATCGCCGCGGGCATCCAAAGCCTGTCGCACGGGGCGTCCATGGAGTTCGGCGACGGCAGCGGCGGAGTGCGCTCCGCGATGGCCGAGTTCTACGGCGGCATCCTCTTCATCGTCGAGGCCGGCGAGGGCGCGCACCTCGCGGTGGTCGCCGCCGAGGACGCGGACGCGGGGCTCGTCGGACACAACATGTCCGAGCTGGTGGAGCAGCTCGGCGAATACCTCAGCGCCGAGCCGCGGGCATGA
- a CDS encoding DUF742 domain-containing protein yields MSRPGRDDSPDRLYTLTGGRSRSGSAAFDLVTLVVTESDPMPGMQSEHAAILRMCRFPTAVVEIAAELGLPVTVVRILLADLHDTGRISARHPRSSHRLPDPDILEQVLVGLRNL; encoded by the coding sequence ATGAGCCGGCCGGGCCGGGACGACTCGCCGGACCGGCTCTACACGCTCACCGGCGGACGCAGCCGTTCCGGTTCGGCGGCCTTCGACCTGGTGACCCTGGTGGTCACCGAGTCCGACCCGATGCCCGGCATGCAGTCCGAGCACGCGGCGATCCTGCGCATGTGCCGTTTCCCGACCGCGGTCGTGGAGATCGCCGCCGAGCTCGGTCTGCCCGTGACGGTGGTCCGCATCCTGCTAGCCGATCTGCACGACACCGGCCGCATCAGCGCCCGCCATCCGCGCTCCTCCCACCGCCTTCCCGACCCCGACATCCTGGAGCAGGTGCTCGTTGGCCTCCGAAATCTCTGA